The DNA sequence AGCTTACCCGGCAATtacatcatttttatattatattttaatcattaattccAGTCGATTAATTATGGATTGATCTTGACCGGGGGATAGTAGCGTCAACGCCAGGAAGAACACGTGCAGACATTATCATCCTATATCTTTCATCATTTTGTCATTGACAtcctcattaatttttttttttttaatttttttttctatttttaaaatttttttttttttctattttttttttttttttaattttaaacattggAACTCACGCACATCCATCTACTCGCATCCGCACCATCCAATCTTGTTGTCTTTGTATTGTGTTCGATAGCTTTCTAGTCAAATCAATTCGCACGAGAGTACAATCATGGGGCGATCTGCAAATAACAAAAGCGggccaaatataattaacgattatttagaaatttttttttttcgtttttttaccgataataattttgtctattatcacaatgtaataaattttttttattatttatttttacgttgTAAGGCACGAATTTGTCGACATTGAGAGCAAAGAAAATTCACgtgtagaattaaaaattaaaactaattaaataataataataaacaaaaataattaatggatGACAAATGATTAGAGGGATATTCAACAACGTTCACTCTTTTTCACATCATAGTCTGcatcatcataatcatcagcatcattataataaaaaaaaaaaaaaaaaaaaaaattaaagagttaaaataatacatgatcataaataaattactcacCAACTTGACGTAGAATTAACAGCGTTTTTGCGCTTGCGAATTTCCTTAGTGACCCAAATAGCAAGAGCTCGTGCTTTACTATTACGTGCTCGTCTACCTTTGATAAGTAGCTCAGTGAGTGGTTCAGTTTCAACAAGGGGTAAAAGTTTAGCTCCAAATACCATTATGAGATCACCAAGTAGACCAATTGCTGCTGACATACTTTCATCCAAATGTTCACGATCTTGAGCAATTGTGGTGATGAACTGAATGATGAACGGGACCTGAGGTTCTATTAAAAGGACATCAGGATTCGGTACATCCGGATTAGTGCCTTCAGCATCACCGCGGAAACCTTGGATTATTCCGGTGTAAGCTTCAAGAACACCAACACGTAACTCATTTAGGTAATCAATCATGTCGTAGTCATTACGATCGACATCTGTTTGCGAAGCTTCAACAAGCGTTTGTAAAACAACTTCGaggtattttttaaactctggGCCGATACTCAGAGCAATATCTCCAAAGACCGAAAGAATTTGCGGCTTCACTGACCGATGGACTGTATTATTCCTGAGATTTTCTAATAACAATGTAATAATATCATCGCAATACGGTAATACTTTGCTCTTAAGAGCACGACAAATGTCACCGGTAAGTCCAACAGCAGCTCCACACACTTGATACTCAGCATGATTCTTCAAACCCATGCAAAGGAATGGTTTGAATGCCTCCATGTACTTCAAAAAACCTTCACCAAGTTGTTCAACTAAAGTTGATACTGCCATCAATGCGTCTTCTTGGACTCCACCAACTTTACCAGAGTTCGAACTGAACATCGATAAAAGTGCGGTCATTATCGCATCTGAAATTCGCGGCGCATCTTCTGGTGTTACTCTTCTCAAGACAGATTGTAGAGTAGCACAGAGAAGCGATTGCAAATCATGATACTGAGCACGGTCTGAATGATTTTGAATGTGTGTCTCCATTTGTAATACCTGCTGTAGTCGTTCTAAAATTACCATTGTTGTTTTTTGTACGGTTACATAGCAATCTCTTGGTGAATTTTTAACCATCTCCATAAGAGCTTCGTATGCAGCAGATCGTAGGTTCGCCTGCGCACCATCTGGACGATCTGTTGTTTCTAAAAGTTTTTGGACAATGTAATCAAAGAATGCAGACATACAGTAAGTTTCAGGTTGTTGTCCATCTTCAGTTTCAGCGGCTTCGTAACTCGCTTCAGCCAATCCTGTGAATGCCCAGCAAACATTGGCGGCAACTCTTGGCTCAGCATGTAGACCATTTGCTAAAGATTCTAACAATGGTTTCAAATAAGTTTCATTTATGGCTGCCTCGGGTATTATTTCACAAATTCTACCAAATGTCCAAGCAGCTGTATCTCTTACAACAACACTGACGTCGTACATCAATTCAATTAATGTTGGCATTGCTTGTTCAACAAGAGGCTTCAATGTTGATGGTTCCAGTCCACCAAGAATTGAACCAAATGCCATCAATGCTGCGTCCCTGAATCTCCAGTCTgggtttttaatattttcagtaaCAAATGGAAGGACGTGCGGCACAATATTTTCTTCACAGCATGATGCCAAGAGCATCAGACAGACACCAGCAGATTTTGATGGATTCCaatcatcttcatcatcaaACTCTTCTTGTTTCGTGAGCTTTTGAATCAACACTGGCACGAGGAACATTAGAGCACCTTTGGCATAATGTCGAGACACTTTTGATGGCGGTCTACCTCCTTCAGAAGCTTCACCCTCTTCCATTGATAAATCTACCTCTTCTTCAGCAACATTTGACCAGAATTCAATTCCCTGAAGTGCCACCTCATCGGTATCTGACTTCATCGCTTCAAGTGTTATctatattacaaatattcattAGTTTGTCTTTCCATTAACAACAattgcgttttttttttttattaaatacttacagGGAAAAGTGCAGGACCCATATAAGGCTCcataaattgataatacaGTGACATGATCTTGACAAGGCACTGGAGAGCTGCTACTCGTATTTGCGTATGAGTTGATTGTGTTGTTTCACATACAACTTCCATAATGAAATTTCTTtcagtctaaaaaaaaaaaaaataaaataaataacactcATTCTTGTCAGTGCTatgaatgtttaatatttatgagtgtgaatgtaattATACTGAAGTTAattgacgtctaataattttaaaatttttttgaaaacgacaaattacaaaaatataaatattactctatttatttataatttaaaatttgtctgatgtctgctacattcacactcattaatatttaaataaataataaatttacctcAATCTCAAAATTACCCTTGGTAAATTCAAGTGAATTATAAAGAGCACGTGTAGCTGCTAGTTTAACATGATTTGATGTACTGGAACCTCTCATACCATGAATAATTGCGGTAAGAATTTGATTTGACTGAGATACCAAAACTTCACTGTCTATTTCTTGACAAATGTAACCAATAGCTTCTAGTGTCGCTTCTTTCATCATTTCTGTACCATTTTGATCGGCAATATTGTTTACCAACAGTGCTATTAATTCGGTCCATTGACCAACTGGTAATTCTGCTACTGCTACGTATGCTACACACTGTGCTGCTGAACTTGGTCGATTATTTTCTGTTCCTAATGCTCCTAAGAtctaaaatacaatttaaaataaataaatacatcgGTATAAATTATTACCCCTAATCCGGTGTTGCTATTTTCAGCAttcgaaaaagtttaacatgGGTTATTAGTGGCCGCcgcttatttaattattttattctgtaaggaaaaatcttaataaattcataGGTTTTCTTTGGACTTCTAACTATGCGATAGATTT is a window from the Microplitis demolitor isolate Queensland-Clemson2020A chromosome 4, iyMicDemo2.1a, whole genome shotgun sequence genome containing:
- the LOC103568313 gene encoding importin subunit beta-1 isoform X2, whose translation is MQMDQMTVQLIQVLEKTVSQDKNELEAAQHFLEQAALTNIHEFVQRLSGVLGTPAASTVARMAAGLQLKNQLTSKDPTLKAQYQQRWLAIPAETREFIKKNILGALGTENNRPSSAAQCVAYVAVAELPVGQWTELIALLVNNIADQNGTEMMKEATLEAIGYICQEIDSEVLVSQSNQILTAIIHGMRGSSTSNHVKLAATRALYNSLEFTKGNFEIETERNFIMEVVCETTQSTHTQIRVAALQCLVKIMSLYYQFMEPYMGPALFPITLEAMKSDTDEVALQGIEFWSNVAEEEVDLSMEEGEASEGGRPPSKVSRHYAKGALMFLVPVLIQKLTKQEEFDDEDDWNPSKSAGVCLMLLASCCEENIVPHVLPFVTENIKNPDWRFRDAALMAFGSILGGLEPSTLKPLVEQAMPTLIELMYDVSVVVRDTAAWTFGRICEIIPEAAINETYLKPLLESLANGLHAEPRVAANVCWAFTGLAEASYEAAETEDGQQPETYCMSAFFDYIVQKLLETTDRPDGAQANLRSAAYEALMEMVKNSPRDCYVTVQKTTMVILERLQQVLQMETHIQNHSDRAQYHDLQSLLCATLQSVLRRVTPEDAPRISDAIMTALLSMFSSNSGKVGGVQEDALMAVSTLVEQLGEGFLKYMEAFKPFLCMGLKNHAEYQVCGAAVGLTGDICRALKSKVLPYCDDIITLLLENLRNNTVHRSVKPQILSVFGDIALSIGPEFKKYLEVVLQTLVEASQTDVDRNDYDMIDYLNELRVGVLEAYTGIIQGFRGDAEGTNPDVPNPDVLLIEPQVPFIIQFITTIAQDREHLDESMSAAIGLLGDLIMVFGAKLLPLVETEPLTELLIKGRRARNSKARALAIWVTKEIRKRKNAVNSTSS
- the LOC103568313 gene encoding importin subunit beta-1 isoform X1, encoding MQMDQMTVQLIQVLEKTVSQDKNELEAAQHFLEQAALTNIHEFVQRLSGVLGTPAASTVARMAAGLQLKNQLTSKDPTLKAQYQQRWLAIPAETREFIKKNILGALGTENNRPSSAAQCVAYVAVAELPVGQWTELIALLVNNIADQNGTEMMKEATLEAIGYICQEIDSEVLVSQSNQILTAIIHGMRGSSTSNHVKLAATRALYNSLEFTKGNFEIETERNFIMEVVCETTQSTHTQIRVAALQCLVKIMSLYYQFMEPYMGPALFPITLEAMKSDTDEVALQGIEFWSNVAEEEVDLSMEEGEASEGGRPPSKVSRHYAKGALMFLVPVLIQKLTKQEEFDDEDDWNPSKSAGVCLMLLASCCEENIVPHVLPFVTENIKNPDWRFRDAALMAFGSILGGLEPSTLKPLVEQAMPTLIELMYDVSVVVRDTAAWTFGRICEIIPEAAINETYLKPLLESLANGLHAEPRVAANVCWAFTGLAEASYEAAETEDGQQPETYCMSAFFDYIVQKLLETTDRPDGAQANLRSAAYEALMEMVKNSPRDCYVTVQKTTMVILERLQQVLQMETHIQNHSDRAQYHDLQSLLCATLQSVLRRVTPEDAPRISDAIMTALLSMFSSNSGKVGGVQEDALMAVSTLVEQLGEGFLKYMEAFKPFLCMGLKNHAEYQVCGAAVGLTGDICRALKSKVLPYCDDIITLLLENLRNNTVHRSVKPQILSVFGDIALSIGPEFKKYLEVVLQTLVEASQTDVDRNDYDMIDYLNELRVGVLEAYTGIIQGFRGDAEGTNPDVPNPDVLLIEPQVPFIIQFITTIAQDREHLDESMSAAIGLLGDLIMVFGAKLLPLVETEPLTELLIKGRRARNSKARALAIWVTKEIRKRKNAVNSTSSW